The Pyruvatibacter sp. HU-CL02332 genome includes a window with the following:
- a CDS encoding autotransporter domain-containing protein codes for MKRGTQDKSQITAAETRVTDRLHQSAYAYYSAAHTNSGDSSLSNGARRILSAALLSSTSLLAVGMLGTSQANAQAAACNTVGTTVTCSGNAGDATQNLIGTDFNVTADNTFVQDTSGRVGTGLYSNAGVRLTMGSRGTVTNNGQITTGQDGTSFASQHGIITNTTETAKAYNTGTISVIGSGPTMGIRPAGVASVSTGGIATSINQAGGTVNVNGAYANGMYATGDTSTARNYGTIQGAVTNPVGVYASAIGTATASNAGTINLTGDGPGIGVGARGATVNVTNTGTVTTSGAYMAGLFGRSSTAATTNITNSGTVTAAAANGGGIYGTGPIVNIINTASGVVTGGSGSIAAVATNTYDAGTKTYNGGQATVTNAGTLNGNVTSYNRFGRPVRVVLPNTFVVNNNGGTINGSIVGDNNVSAGIFLNGGTVGAGSTATRTGSNRDTVYVRGTGNIINGAFIDPGGNVDLLNFEQTDTLLLTVGNESNAFEGFDVINFSSGVTDFRGVGGRAGPTGTGTMQVNTGGTLRVSGTSTFRGSNLTAQGFGTRRGTVDVPAGGRLNFTGDVTFNDKGRFRVGIAGQNSAGYLQANNITFNAGSEIYADLTRGIELTDGQGIKVANATTTLTDNGARVYDNSALVNFTKSVVGNDLFLIPQRGVRAVPASENNRGTNNARNIAAAIDEFIDTAPTDNPIVQYLAQFPVAEQEERLAQLVQDTLPSESGSTGSASVVSTDMVIDLIMERLSGGGFNVVDSGQGNGQTGVAAGELFLGTDLNLALWGRVGGSFAEFTPSGVNGFDSNTYAVSVGIDGDITPEMRFGLAAFYSDTDVDENGTNPNSGQQIEGLGVLAYASWRPKDWYVNGTVGYGHNTYKSQRTAAGALHTASFNGTQLMSRVEAGRIFQFDDGALDITPHVGLRANKLWLDGYTEAGPVATTVNSQNITSVRAVAGVGARYTFEYDNGSRFLPEGYIRGLQELADPSQPITGSVVGGGQFVSTPTERDDFSYAVGAGFTYEFTDVFSVRLLYDGEFQDDYREDSVTAAIRVEF; via the coding sequence ATGAAACGCGGTACGCAGGACAAGTCGCAGATTACCGCCGCTGAAACGCGGGTCACTGACCGCCTGCACCAGTCGGCGTATGCCTACTACTCCGCAGCGCATACCAACTCCGGTGATAGCAGCCTGTCCAACGGAGCCAGGCGCATTTTGTCTGCGGCACTGCTGTCATCGACCTCGCTCCTGGCCGTCGGCATGCTGGGCACCTCGCAGGCCAATGCACAGGCAGCGGCGTGTAACACTGTCGGCACGACCGTGACCTGCTCCGGCAATGCGGGCGATGCAACCCAGAACCTCATCGGCACAGACTTCAATGTCACCGCCGACAATACCTTCGTTCAGGACACCTCGGGAAGGGTGGGAACGGGGTTGTATTCGAACGCCGGTGTCAGACTTACGATGGGCAGCCGGGGAACGGTCACCAACAACGGCCAGATCACAACCGGTCAAGACGGGACCAGTTTCGCCAGCCAGCACGGCATCATCACCAACACCACCGAAACAGCCAAGGCTTACAATACCGGGACGATCAGCGTTATCGGCAGCGGTCCGACGATGGGGATACGGCCAGCCGGTGTCGCGTCGGTATCAACCGGTGGCATCGCGACCTCGATCAACCAGGCGGGCGGCACAGTCAATGTGAACGGGGCATATGCCAACGGTATGTATGCCACCGGCGACACGTCTACGGCACGCAACTACGGGACGATCCAGGGCGCTGTGACCAACCCGGTCGGCGTTTATGCCTCGGCCATAGGGACGGCGACCGCAAGCAATGCGGGGACGATCAACCTGACGGGCGACGGTCCTGGCATCGGTGTCGGCGCACGCGGCGCCACCGTGAATGTGACCAACACCGGCACCGTCACCACCAGTGGTGCCTACATGGCAGGCTTGTTCGGCCGGTCATCCACGGCCGCGACGACCAACATCACCAATTCCGGCACCGTGACAGCGGCCGCAGCCAATGGCGGCGGCATATATGGCACTGGCCCGATAGTGAACATCATCAACACGGCCTCCGGCGTGGTGACCGGCGGCAGTGGATCCATCGCTGCGGTAGCAACCAATACGTACGACGCCGGCACCAAGACTTACAATGGTGGCCAGGCAACGGTCACCAATGCCGGCACGCTCAACGGCAATGTAACGTCCTACAACCGGTTCGGTCGTCCGGTGCGTGTTGTCCTGCCAAACACATTCGTCGTCAATAATAATGGCGGCACCATTAACGGGTCGATCGTCGGCGACAACAATGTAAGTGCCGGGATCTTTCTCAATGGCGGCACGGTTGGCGCGGGCAGTACCGCGACGCGTACCGGGTCCAACCGCGACACGGTCTATGTACGTGGCACTGGCAACATCATCAATGGTGCCTTCATTGATCCGGGCGGGAATGTTGACTTGCTGAACTTCGAGCAGACCGACACTTTGCTGCTCACCGTCGGCAATGAAAGTAATGCGTTTGAAGGCTTTGACGTTATCAACTTCAGCAGCGGCGTCACCGATTTCCGCGGTGTCGGCGGCCGCGCAGGACCGACCGGGACAGGCACCATGCAAGTTAATACCGGGGGCACATTGCGCGTCTCAGGGACATCCACGTTCCGGGGCAGCAACCTGACCGCACAGGGGTTTGGCACGCGCCGCGGCACCGTCGACGTTCCAGCTGGTGGCCGTTTGAATTTTACCGGTGATGTGACGTTCAACGACAAGGGCCGATTCCGGGTCGGGATCGCCGGCCAGAACAGTGCCGGCTACCTGCAGGCCAACAACATCACCTTCAATGCCGGCTCCGAGATTTACGCCGACCTGACGCGCGGCATCGAATTGACGGACGGCCAGGGCATCAAGGTGGCCAATGCCACGACGACGCTGACAGACAATGGCGCACGGGTCTACGACAACTCGGCGCTGGTGAACTTCACCAAGAGCGTGGTCGGCAATGACCTGTTCCTGATCCCGCAGCGCGGCGTACGCGCCGTACCGGCCAGCGAGAACAATCGCGGCACGAACAACGCCCGCAACATCGCCGCTGCCATCGACGAATTCATCGACACCGCCCCTACCGACAACCCGATCGTGCAATATCTCGCCCAGTTCCCGGTTGCAGAACAGGAAGAGCGGCTGGCGCAGCTGGTGCAGGACACCCTGCCCTCCGAGTCCGGATCAACAGGCAGTGCCAGCGTTGTCTCTACGGACATGGTCATCGACCTGATCATGGAACGCCTTTCAGGCGGCGGCTTCAATGTGGTGGATAGCGGCCAGGGCAATGGCCAGACGGGCGTCGCGGCAGGTGAACTGTTCCTGGGCACTGACTTGAACCTTGCCCTTTGGGGGCGCGTGGGCGGCAGCTTTGCTGAGTTCACGCCCTCGGGCGTCAATGGCTTTGACTCAAACACCTATGCGGTGTCGGTCGGCATTGATGGGGACATCACGCCAGAGATGCGCTTTGGCCTTGCAGCTTTCTACTCAGACACAGACGTAGATGAAAACGGCACCAATCCAAACTCGGGCCAGCAGATTGAAGGGCTGGGTGTGCTCGCCTATGCGTCCTGGCGGCCGAAAGACTGGTACGTCAACGGTACGGTTGGCTATGGCCATAACACATACAAAAGCCAGCGAACCGCTGCAGGTGCTCTGCACACCGCAAGCTTCAATGGCACGCAACTGATGAGCCGTGTCGAAGCCGGCCGCATTTTCCAGTTTGATGACGGCGCTCTTGATATCACGCCGCATGTGGGACTGCGGGCCAACAAGCTGTGGCTTGACGGCTATACCGAGGCGGGCCCGGTCGCCACGACCGTCAACAGTCAGAACATCACCTCCGTTCGGGCCGTGGCCGGTGTCGGCGCGCGCTACACGTTTGAATATGACAATGGCAGCCGCTTCCTGCCGGAAGGCTACATACGCGGTCTGCAGGAGCTGGCGGACCCGAGCCAGCCGATCACCGGCTCTGTTGTTGGTGGCGGGCAGTTCGTCTCAACGCCAACCGAGCGCGATGACTTCTCCTACGCCGTCGGCGCAGGCTTCACCTATGAGTTCACAGACGTGTTCTCTGTGCGATTGCTCTATGACGGTGAGTTCCAGGACGACTATCGCGAGGACTCAGTCACTGCGGCAATACGCGTTGAGTTCTAG
- the ureG gene encoding urease accessory protein UreG, producing the protein MSTSPNGPLRVGIGGPVGSGKTALMENLCKIFRDDYDICAITNDIYTHEDAKILMRAGALPEERILGVETGGCPHTAIREDASINLAAVSQMQSKFPKLDLILIESGGDNLAATFSPELADITIYVIDVSGGQKIPSKGGPGITRSDLLIVNKKDLAPHVGASLEVMETDTIRMRSGRPYIFTNLKAGEGAAYIANFIIETGGLAA; encoded by the coding sequence ATGAGTACATCCCCAAACGGACCCTTGCGTGTTGGCATTGGCGGGCCTGTTGGCTCCGGCAAGACGGCGTTGATGGAAAATCTGTGCAAGATATTTCGTGATGACTACGATATCTGCGCCATCACCAACGACATCTATACCCATGAGGACGCAAAGATACTGATGCGTGCCGGGGCTCTGCCGGAAGAACGCATTTTGGGTGTCGAGACCGGCGGGTGTCCGCATACGGCTATCCGCGAAGATGCTTCGATAAACTTGGCTGCAGTGTCACAGATGCAGTCTAAGTTTCCTAAGCTGGATCTCATTCTGATTGAATCTGGCGGTGACAATCTCGCGGCTACCTTCAGCCCGGAACTCGCTGATATCACTATCTATGTCATTGATGTATCCGGCGGTCAGAAAATCCCGAGCAAGGGTGGTCCTGGTATCACGCGTTCTGACCTGCTGATTGTGAATAAGAAAGACCTGGCACCACATGTAGGTGCGTCACTTGAAGTGATGGAGACTGACACAATTCGTATGCGATCCGGCAGGCCATACATTTTTACGAACCTCAAAGCAGGTGAGGGCGCGGCGTACATCGCAAATTTCATTATCGAGACGGGCGGGCTTGCCGCCTAG
- a CDS encoding urease accessory protein UreF has translation MHRADLYKLMAWLSPAYPVGAFTYSHGIEWLVEEGSICDATDLVDWIGFLVRHGSCRNDTILFTAAYAATKAQDLESLHRITTLAASLTASRERALETLSQGDAFSKITKDTWQSTTLEQLHEDGCATIAYPVAVAIAACDHGIDVAPATDAYIHGFVANLVSAGVRLIPLGHTDGQKAMIALQSDVEDAAHNALGMTLDDLGSSAFLADIAAMKHETQYTRLYRT, from the coding sequence ATGCATCGTGCTGACCTTTACAAATTAATGGCTTGGCTATCGCCCGCCTATCCGGTTGGCGCGTTTACATATTCCCATGGCATTGAATGGCTGGTGGAAGAAGGCAGCATTTGTGATGCAACGGATCTGGTCGATTGGATCGGGTTTCTGGTGCGCCATGGCAGCTGCCGAAACGACACGATCCTGTTCACGGCAGCTTATGCAGCCACGAAGGCACAGGACCTCGAAAGCCTTCATCGCATTACAACCCTTGCGGCGTCTCTGACAGCCAGCCGCGAGCGGGCTCTCGAGACATTGTCGCAAGGGGATGCCTTTTCAAAGATCACCAAGGACACATGGCAAAGCACCACGCTTGAACAGCTCCATGAGGACGGATGCGCCACCATTGCCTATCCTGTGGCGGTCGCCATTGCAGCCTGCGACCACGGGATAGATGTGGCTCCGGCGACGGATGCCTACATTCACGGTTTTGTGGCCAATCTGGTTTCCGCAGGGGTCCGGCTGATCCCGCTTGGACATACAGACGGCCAAAAGGCGATGATCGCCCTTCAGTCTGATGTGGAGGATGCGGCGCATAATGCCTTGGGAATGACATTGGACGATCTTGGTTCGAGCGCTTTTCTTGCGGACATTGCGGCCATGAAACACGAAACTCAGTACACGAGGCTATATAGAACATGA
- a CDS encoding urease accessory protein UreE — protein sequence MLRGLSVVSDWAGDIVDTVVLNYEDRHRRRITLHGEGGTRFLLDLSAVPSIRDGDAIALADDKMVLVRAAPEALMTITAENPVHLARIAWHVGNRHLAAEIFEGGLRIRSDHVIAKMIEGLGGKVTEILAPFNPEGGAYGGNVPLQGHSHGHDHSHGETHAHDHVHETGQD from the coding sequence ATGCTGCGTGGTTTGTCCGTTGTGTCTGATTGGGCCGGTGACATCGTTGACACGGTAGTGCTGAACTATGAGGACCGTCACCGTCGACGGATCACCCTTCACGGTGAGGGTGGGACGCGTTTTCTGCTCGATCTGTCAGCGGTGCCCAGTATTCGTGACGGAGACGCCATAGCACTGGCGGATGACAAAATGGTGCTGGTGCGCGCTGCGCCTGAGGCACTTATGACGATTACAGCCGAAAACCCGGTACATCTTGCGCGGATAGCCTGGCACGTCGGCAATCGCCATCTGGCTGCCGAAATTTTCGAAGGCGGCCTCAGGATCCGCAGCGATCACGTGATTGCAAAGATGATTGAGGGGCTGGGCGGGAAGGTGACCGAGATATTGGCACCCTTCAATCCTGAAGGCGGGGCCTATGGCGGCAATGTGCCTTTGCAGGGTCACAGTCACGGACATGATCACAGTCACGGTGAAACCCATGCACATGACCATGTCCATGAAACTGGTCAGGATTGA
- the ureC gene encoding urease subunit alpha: MAVRFSGAQYADMFGPTTGDRVRLADTELFIEVEKDFTTYGDEVKFGGGKVIRDGMGQSQLGRSEGAVDTVVTNAVVVDHWGIVKADVGLRNGKIERIGKAGNPDTQDNVDIIIGPSTEVIAGEGKILTAGGIDAHIHFICPQQIEESLMSGVTTMLGGGTGPATGTNATTATPGAWHTGRMIQAADGFPVNLGFSGKGNSSLPLALEEQIRGGACSLKLHEDWGTTPAAIDCCLSVADRFDIQVMIHTDTLNESGFVEDTIAAFKNRTIHAYHTEGAGGGHAPDIIKVCGLPNVIPSSTNPTRPFTINTLDEHLDMLMVCHHLDPSIPEDIAFAESRIRRETIAAEDILHDMGAFSIISSDSQAMGRVGEVLIRTWQTADKMKRQRGALPEDSATSDNMRVKRYISKYTINPARAQGLSKHVGSIEPGKRADLVLWDPAFFGVKPALVIVGGTIAAAPMGDPNASIPTPQPVHYRPMFGSFAKSRLESSVTFVSGAAIEDGLQDRLGTAKGMVAVENTRSVGKADMVHNDLMPNIDVDPETYEVRVDGDLITCEPAEVLPMAQRYFLF; the protein is encoded by the coding sequence ATGGCGGTCAGATTTTCCGGGGCGCAATATGCAGACATGTTCGGTCCAACGACCGGAGACAGGGTGCGGCTTGCTGACACTGAGCTCTTTATCGAAGTTGAAAAAGACTTCACGACCTACGGAGACGAGGTCAAGTTCGGCGGCGGCAAAGTCATTCGCGACGGTATGGGGCAATCGCAACTTGGACGGTCCGAAGGTGCTGTAGATACAGTCGTCACAAATGCCGTTGTTGTCGATCACTGGGGCATTGTGAAAGCCGATGTGGGTTTGCGCAATGGGAAGATTGAACGCATCGGCAAGGCCGGTAACCCTGATACACAAGACAATGTCGATATTATTATTGGTCCGTCTACGGAGGTTATTGCCGGTGAGGGAAAAATTCTCACCGCTGGTGGCATAGACGCTCACATTCACTTCATCTGCCCACAGCAGATTGAAGAGTCCCTCATGTCAGGTGTCACCACCATGCTTGGTGGCGGCACTGGACCAGCAACCGGGACAAACGCTACCACCGCCACGCCAGGCGCATGGCATACGGGCCGCATGATTCAGGCCGCAGACGGGTTTCCGGTAAATCTCGGCTTTTCTGGCAAGGGAAATTCATCACTTCCATTAGCGCTGGAAGAGCAGATTCGGGGAGGCGCTTGTTCGCTAAAGCTCCATGAAGACTGGGGCACAACACCGGCGGCAATTGATTGCTGCCTGTCGGTCGCCGACCGCTTCGATATTCAGGTGATGATCCATACGGATACCTTGAATGAGAGTGGTTTTGTTGAAGATACCATTGCCGCCTTCAAGAACCGCACAATCCACGCTTATCACACCGAGGGGGCAGGGGGTGGCCACGCCCCGGACATCATCAAGGTCTGTGGCTTGCCGAACGTCATTCCATCCTCCACCAACCCCACGCGTCCGTTCACGATCAATACCCTTGATGAACATCTCGACATGCTCATGGTGTGTCATCACCTCGACCCGTCTATCCCTGAGGATATTGCCTTTGCGGAAAGCCGCATTCGGCGTGAGACGATTGCTGCCGAAGACATCCTCCATGACATGGGGGCATTCTCAATCATCTCGTCCGACAGTCAGGCCATGGGCCGTGTTGGCGAGGTATTGATCCGCACCTGGCAAACCGCTGACAAGATGAAGCGACAGCGTGGTGCGCTGCCTGAAGACAGTGCGACAAGCGACAATATGCGAGTGAAGCGCTACATCTCGAAATACACAATCAATCCGGCGCGCGCTCAGGGGCTTTCAAAACATGTCGGGTCAATTGAACCTGGAAAGAGAGCCGACCTCGTCTTGTGGGACCCGGCTTTCTTCGGCGTCAAACCGGCGCTGGTTATTGTCGGCGGCACGATTGCAGCTGCGCCCATGGGCGATCCCAATGCATCAATTCCCACGCCCCAGCCGGTACACTACCGTCCGATGTTTGGATCATTCGCAAAGTCACGTCTTGAAAGCAGCGTGACATTTGTTTCCGGCGCAGCCATTGAGGATGGTCTGCAGGACCGCCTTGGTACGGCAAAGGGTATGGTCGCCGTTGAGAACACCCGCAGCGTCGGCAAGGCTGATATGGTCCACAATGATCTGATGCCCAATATCGATGTGGATCCTGAAACCTACGAGGTCCGGGTTGATGGTGATTTGATAACCTGCGAACCCGCCGAAGTCCTTCCCATGGCGCAACGCTACTTTTTGTTCTGA
- a CDS encoding urease subunit beta yields MKPGECIAADRDIVLNDGKPTVDLVVKNSGDRPIQVGSHYHFFETNNALVFDRDKALGMRLDIAAGSAVRFEPGQKRDVTLVNFGGRRHIYGFQQKVMGPVEGT; encoded by the coding sequence ATGAAACCGGGCGAATGCATAGCCGCCGACAGGGACATTGTTCTCAATGATGGCAAACCAACAGTTGATCTGGTGGTAAAAAACTCAGGCGATCGGCCGATCCAGGTCGGATCCCACTATCATTTTTTTGAAACCAACAATGCATTGGTATTCGACCGGGACAAGGCACTGGGCATGCGGCTTGATATTGCGGCCGGATCAGCAGTGCGTTTCGAGCCGGGCCAGAAACGCGACGTCACGCTGGTGAATTTCGGAGGGCGTCGCCACATTTACGGCTTTCAGCAGAAAGTCATGGGGCCTGTGGAGGGCACATAA
- a CDS encoding urease subunit gamma has translation MNLTPREKDKLLIAMAAQVAERRLKRGVKLNYPEAVALISDTVVEGARDGRSVADLMEAGAHVLSKDQVMEGIADMLHDIQVEATFPDGVKLVTVHKPIR, from the coding sequence ATGAACCTAACGCCACGAGAAAAAGACAAACTCCTGATCGCAATGGCAGCCCAGGTGGCCGAGCGGCGCCTCAAGCGCGGCGTGAAGTTGAATTACCCGGAGGCGGTGGCATTGATTTCTGACACTGTTGTTGAGGGTGCCCGCGACGGGCGCAGTGTCGCAGACCTCATGGAGGCCGGAGCGCATGTGCTGTCGAAGGATCAAGTGATGGAGGGCATCGCTGACATGCTCCATGACATTCAGGTCGAGGCGACATTCCCTGACGGCGTCAAACTCGTAACCGTTCACAAACCCATTCGCTAA
- a CDS encoding urease accessory protein UreD, whose protein sequence is MYENSSLYEPTGDDPESGTATRSLPPVAEDAGGETRLQAQFQRCKGEGVLKCRLDGTSTVPSDIYQSGSLKIRFPNARDGAPLEAVMINLGGGLTGGDKLSFAAFVQPGAEAVLTTQACEKIYRSLGTPAVVNVTLDVSDGAALEWLGQPTIVFDGGHLRRRTSVALSGTATFLGIEAFIFGREAMGESVQRGDLTDCWEIRRDGDLIHTDTFAVAGNVSQTLGHPAALGPNRAMATLRYVATDAEARLEELRDLLSDFPGRAAASAWNGMLIARFAARDGYDLTKGIHHVLDRFRNTRMPAVWSI, encoded by the coding sequence GTGTACGAAAACTCCTCACTGTATGAGCCGACAGGAGACGATCCCGAGAGCGGCACCGCAACGCGGTCCTTGCCTCCGGTAGCCGAGGATGCTGGTGGGGAAACTCGTCTTCAGGCGCAGTTCCAGCGATGCAAGGGCGAAGGCGTCTTAAAGTGCCGGTTGGATGGCACCTCGACGGTACCTTCAGACATTTACCAAAGCGGCTCGCTCAAGATCCGTTTTCCCAATGCGCGCGACGGCGCCCCGCTGGAAGCTGTGATGATCAATCTCGGTGGCGGGCTCACGGGTGGTGACAAGCTCAGCTTTGCCGCTTTTGTTCAACCAGGAGCGGAAGCTGTTCTCACCACGCAGGCGTGCGAAAAGATTTATCGATCCCTTGGCACTCCCGCTGTGGTCAATGTCACGCTGGACGTCAGCGACGGCGCAGCCCTTGAGTGGCTGGGTCAGCCAACAATCGTTTTTGACGGGGGGCATTTGCGTCGGCGGACCAGTGTTGCGCTGTCGGGCACGGCGACGTTTCTTGGGATCGAGGCTTTCATTTTTGGTCGCGAAGCGATGGGAGAAAGCGTCCAACGTGGCGATCTGACAGATTGTTGGGAAATCCGTCGCGATGGTGATCTCATCCATACGGACACCTTTGCTGTTGCAGGCAATGTGTCTCAGACACTGGGCCACCCGGCAGCTCTTGGGCCCAATCGTGCAATGGCGACTTTACGCTATGTCGCAACCGATGCAGAAGCCCGGCTCGAAGAGCTGCGCGACTTGTTGTCCGACTTTCCAGGCCGGGCCGCCGCAAGCGCCTGGAACGGTATGCTGATCGCGCGATTTGCTGCCAGAGACGGATATGACCTGACAAAAGGGATTCATCACGTGCTCGATCGGTTCCGGAACACGAGAATGCCAGCGGTCTGGTCTATCTGA
- the urtE gene encoding urea ABC transporter ATP-binding subunit UrtE, with protein sequence MLNISRLNLSYGAAQILWDVDLSAEAGKVTCVMGRNGVGKTTLLRGIVGQQRVKSGTITLRGKKISNATASARARMGIAYVPQGREIFPLLTVKENLEIAFATGRNTTVSEDVFELFPVLKSMLSRRGGDLSGGQQQQLAIARAMVMGPDVMVLDEPTEGIQPSVIKDIGRAITYLRDEQNMAILLVEQYFDFAQELADTFIVLDRGRVVASGVQDDMGTESVRKLLTV encoded by the coding sequence TTGCTCAACATCAGCAGACTCAATCTCAGTTATGGCGCTGCCCAAATTCTTTGGGATGTGGACCTTTCTGCCGAAGCGGGCAAAGTAACCTGCGTCATGGGGCGCAACGGCGTGGGAAAAACCACTCTTCTGCGCGGCATTGTCGGACAACAGCGCGTCAAGAGCGGCACCATTACGCTAAGGGGAAAGAAGATATCCAATGCAACAGCGTCTGCACGGGCCAGAATGGGGATCGCCTATGTGCCGCAGGGACGGGAGATATTTCCGTTGCTTACGGTCAAAGAAAATCTCGAGATTGCGTTTGCCACAGGCAGAAACACCACTGTCTCGGAGGATGTCTTTGAGCTGTTCCCCGTTCTAAAAAGCATGTTGTCGCGTCGTGGCGGTGACTTGTCTGGCGGCCAGCAACAGCAATTGGCTATTGCTCGCGCCATGGTTATGGGGCCGGATGTCATGGTGTTGGACGAACCAACCGAGGGTATTCAGCCTTCCGTCATCAAGGATATCGGCCGCGCGATTACCTATCTGCGTGATGAGCAGAACATGGCTATCCTTCTCGTTGAGCAATATTTTGATTTTGCCCAAGAGCTAGCCGACACTTTCATAGTCCTGGACAGAGGGCGCGTGGTCGCGTCCGGTGTGCAGGATGATATGGGGACAGAAAGTGTACGAAAACTCCTCACTGTATGA
- the urtD gene encoding urea ABC transporter ATP-binding protein UrtD, with product MTTSTTPHLLNLDAISVSFDGFKALNDLSLAIAEGEMRAIIGPNGAGKTTMMDVITGKTRPDSGTAYFKDRHDLTGLSESQIANLGVGRKFQKPTVFDCHTVFDNLLLALKDRRDVISRLFARPTVEKRERISEILETTHLKDVGQVMASELSHGQKQWLEIGMLLAQDPALLLVDEPVAGMTDAETAQTAQLLRKINETRTVVVVEHDMTFVRDLDVRVTVLHEGSVLAEGSLDHVSSDERVIEVYLGR from the coding sequence ATGACAACATCCACCACCCCGCATCTCCTCAATCTTGATGCCATTAGTGTGAGCTTTGACGGGTTCAAGGCCCTCAATGATCTGTCGCTGGCAATCGCCGAGGGCGAAATGCGCGCCATCATCGGTCCAAATGGTGCCGGCAAGACAACTATGATGGATGTTATCACCGGCAAGACCCGGCCCGATTCCGGAACCGCCTACTTCAAGGATCGTCATGACCTGACCGGGTTGAGTGAATCGCAGATTGCGAACCTCGGCGTAGGTCGCAAGTTTCAAAAACCAACGGTCTTTGACTGCCACACCGTCTTTGACAATCTGCTGCTCGCCCTTAAAGACCGGCGGGACGTGATCTCACGCCTTTTCGCAAGACCCACTGTGGAAAAGCGGGAACGGATTTCAGAGATCCTGGAGACCACCCATCTTAAGGATGTCGGACAGGTCATGGCATCTGAGCTATCCCACGGTCAAAAACAGTGGCTGGAGATCGGGATGCTTCTGGCACAGGACCCCGCGTTACTGCTGGTGGATGAGCCGGTCGCTGGGATGACCGACGCCGAGACGGCCCAGACGGCTCAGTTGCTGCGAAAGATAAATGAGACACGCACCGTCGTGGTCGTGGAGCACGACATGACGTTTGTTCGTGATCTCGACGTGCGCGTGACCGTGCTGCACGAAGGGTCTGTGCTGGCGGAAGGCTCGCTCGATCATGTCAGCTCCGATGAGCGCGTCATTGAAGTTTATCTGGGGAGATAA